The following proteins are co-located in the Telopea speciosissima isolate NSW1024214 ecotype Mountain lineage chromosome 9, Tspe_v1, whole genome shotgun sequence genome:
- the LOC122639429 gene encoding 60S ribosomal protein L27-3-like, producing the protein MVKFLKPNKAVVILQGRFAGRKAVIIRSFDDGTRDRPYGHCLVAGVAKYPKKVIRKDSAKKTAKKSRVKIFIKLVNYNHIMPTRYTLDVDLKDVVTLDIFQSRDKKVTALKETKGRFEERFKTGKNRWFFTKLRF; encoded by the coding sequence ATGGTCAAGTTCTTGAAGCCTAACAAGGCCGTGGTCATCCTTCAAGGTCGATTCGCAGGTCGCAAAGCAGTTATCATCCGATCCTTCGATGATGGCACTCGTGATCGTCCCTATGGCCACTGCTTAGTTGCTGGGGTCGCTAAATATCCAAAGAAGGTGATTCGTAAGGACTCAGCCAAGAAGACTGCGAAGAAGTCTCGAGTGAAGATATTCATCAAGCTCGTCAACTACAACCACATAATGCCCACTCGTTATACCCTTGATGTCGATCTCAAAGACGTTGTCACTCTCGATATCTTTCAATCTCGTGATAAGAAGGTCACGGCTTTGAAGGAGACTAAGGGTCGGTTCGAGGAGCGGTTCAAGACGGGAAAGAACAGGTGGTTCTTCACCAAGCTCAGATTCTAA